One genomic region from Ammospiza caudacuta isolate bAmmCau1 chromosome 1, bAmmCau1.pri, whole genome shotgun sequence encodes:
- the IRF4 gene encoding interferon regulatory factor 4, with protein MNLEPGECGMNSVSCGNGKLRQWLIDQIDSGKYPGLVWENDEKSIFRIPWKHAGKQDYNREEDAALFKAWALFKGKFREGIDKPDPPTWKTRLRCALNKSNDFEELVERSQLDISDPYKVYRIVPEGAKKGAKQISMEEQPLMMNHPFPLTSPYTALPSQVPNYMVPHERNWREFAPEQPHPDIPYQCASIPFAARGHHWQGPACENGCQVTGTFYACAPPESQTPGIPIEPSIRSGEALALSDCRLHICLYYREILVKEVTTSSPEGCRISHGQSYEVSSLDQVVFPYPEDNGQRKNIEKLLSHLERGVILWMAPDGLYAKRLCQSRIYWDGPMALCSDRPNKLERDQTCKLFDTQRFLAELQAFAHHGRPLPRYQVALCFGEEFPDPQRQRKLITAHVEPMFARQLYYFAQQNSGHLLRGYDLPELVTSPEDYHTSIRHSSIQE; from the exons ATGAACTTGGAGCCGGGCGAGTGCGGGATGAACTCGGTGAGCTGCGGCAATGGGAAACTGCGCCAGTGGCTGATCGACCAGATAGACAGCGGCAAGTACCCCGGGCTGGTGTGGGAGAACGACGAGAAGAGCATCTTCCGCATCCCCTGGAAGCACGCTGGCAAGCAGGACTACAACCGCGAGGAGGACGCCGCCCTCTTCAAG GCTTGGGctctttttaaaggaaagttCAGAGAGGGCATTGATAAACCAGATCCCCCTACCTGGAAGACAAGATTAAGGTGTGCTTTGAACAAGAGCAATGACTTTGAAGAACTAGTGGAGAGAAGCCAGCTGGACATCTCAGATCCCTATAAAGTGTACAGAATAGTGCCAGAAGGAGCCAAAAAAG GTGCAAAGCAGATCAGCATGGAGGAACAGCCATTGATGATGAACCATCCCTTTCCATTAACATCTCCTTACACTGCACTACCATCCCAG GTGCCGAACTACATGGTGCCCCACGAGCGGAACTGGAGGGAGTTTGCCCCGGAGCAGCCGCATCCCGACATTCCGTACCAGTGCGCCAGCATCCCCTTCGCCGCTCGCGGCCATCACTGGCAAGGGCCCGCCTGTGAGAATG GTTGTCAGGTGACAGGAACCTTTTATGCTTGTGCTCCTCCTGAGTCCCAGACTCCTGGCATCCCGATTGAGCCAAGCATAAGGTCTGGTGAAGCCCTCGCTCTCTCAG ACTGCCGACTCCACATCTGCTTGTACTACCGTGAAATACTGGTGAAGGAGGTGACAACTTccagccctgagggctgcaggataTCCCATGGCCAAAGCTACGAGGTCAGCAGCCTGGACCAAGTTGTCTTCCCTTATCCAGAGGATAATGGCCAGAGGAAGAACATAGAGAAACTGCTGAGCCACCTGGAGCGAGGAGTAATCCTGTGGATGGCACCTGATGGCCTCTACGCTAAGAgactttgccaaagcaggaTCTACTGGGATGGGCCGATGGCGCTCTGCAGTGACCGACCCAACAAGCTGGAGCGGGACCAAACGTGCAAGCTCTTCGACACTCAGCGCTTCTTAGCAG AGCTGCAAGCCTTTGCCCACCATGGACGTCCGCTGCCGAGATATCAGGTCGCTCTGTGCTTTGGGGAAGAATTTCCAGATCCACAGAGGCAGAGGAAACTAATTACAGCCCAT GTTGAACCAATGTTTGCCAGGCAGCTGTATTACTTTGCTCAACAAAACAGTGGACATCTGCTGAGAGGCTATGATTTACCAGAACTTGTGACTAGTCCAGAGGATTATCACACATCTATTCGCCATTCCTCTATTCAAGAGTAA